Proteins encoded together in one Peribacillus asahii window:
- a CDS encoding GNAT family N-acetyltransferase — MNEPHVIPYWNLNIDRDAYMRHLQTFLTDAHQQLLIGEINGVPMSYWESYTVEGDIISEYYSNDPGDQGIHLLIGEPAYLGKGYIYPLLLSILKRKFEMVETKKVVAEPDIRNEKMIAVFKKCGFQPIKEVKLPDKTGLLLSCEREVFERRWSQWNNGTF, encoded by the coding sequence ATGAATGAGCCGCATGTCATTCCTTATTGGAATTTAAATATCGATAGAGATGCTTATATGCGGCATTTACAAACATTTTTAACGGATGCTCATCAACAATTACTAATAGGTGAAATCAATGGAGTGCCGATGAGTTATTGGGAATCGTATACCGTGGAAGGGGATATCATTAGCGAATACTATTCAAACGATCCAGGTGATCAAGGTATTCACTTATTAATTGGAGAACCTGCCTACTTAGGAAAGGGATATATTTATCCATTGCTTTTAAGTATTTTAAAGAGAAAATTTGAAATGGTTGAGACGAAAAAAGTTGTAGCGGAACCGGATATCCGTAATGAAAAAATGATAGCAGTATTTAAAAAATGCGGTTTTCAGCCTATCAAGGAAGTGAAATTACCAGATAAGACGGGATTACTGCTTAGCTGTGAAAGAGAAGTATTTGAAAGAAGGTGGAGTCAATGGAACAACGGAACATTTTAG
- a CDS encoding IucA/IucC family protein: MNTQLSASFITMQNLINCYIRETGQGIWRSVNGISNEEVLVIELKKQPVTLYLPVKYRSVTGRHLFKRELCYQIHHQEMKELDMITLLSLLMKEVTDDLLQVNDFIVRVLLSYENMNLFIEKRKHELEECYKWDKTFLQSEQSLLIGHQLHPTPKSRQGILPEEEFIFAPELKGNFQLHYFRAHRSIVKEQSAYSQSATNIIKKQLIQDKTISKEFALKYCQDDEYTLIPMHPLQARFLLGKKEVTNWIHKEQLTYLGPQGGLFYPTSSVRTVYSPDADVMYKFSIPVKITNSLRVNKVKELNRGVEVARLLQASLESELHAQYPAFQFIKDPAFVMLGDEELGFEVMIRDNPFKEEGYNTTLLASLCQDHVFNEVSQLTNIIRNICNNNNLTTEQASEIWFKRYIDITLKPMLWLYTQKGIALEAHQQNSIIHLDQDGYPSIFYYRDNQGYYFMKSKEAALRELLPTLNRESDTVCEDGVAEERFRYYVFFNHIFGLINAFGVSNLIDERKLLTLLREELKPYLLQDHTQLVTSLLEHKELPCKANFLTRVHDMDELVGALETQSVYVNIDNPLYKAVGVNQ, from the coding sequence GTGAACACGCAACTATCAGCTAGTTTTATTACGATGCAAAACCTAATCAATTGCTATATTCGAGAAACAGGACAGGGGATATGGCGATCCGTAAACGGCATATCTAATGAAGAAGTATTAGTCATTGAATTAAAGAAACAACCAGTAACTCTTTATTTGCCTGTAAAATACCGCTCCGTAACAGGTCGGCACTTATTTAAGCGAGAGTTATGTTATCAAATCCATCATCAAGAAATGAAGGAGCTTGATATGATTACACTTCTCTCACTGTTAATGAAAGAAGTAACGGATGATTTATTACAGGTTAATGATTTCATCGTACGTGTTCTTTTAAGTTATGAAAATATGAATCTATTTATTGAAAAAAGGAAACATGAATTAGAAGAATGCTACAAATGGGATAAAACATTTTTACAGTCAGAGCAATCTTTATTAATTGGTCATCAGCTTCATCCAACACCAAAAAGTCGTCAAGGTATTTTACCTGAAGAAGAATTTATATTTGCTCCAGAATTAAAAGGGAATTTTCAGCTTCATTATTTTAGAGCGCATCGTTCAATTGTTAAAGAACAATCGGCTTATAGTCAGTCAGCTACAAATATAATAAAAAAGCAATTAATACAAGATAAAACAATATCAAAGGAGTTTGCCTTGAAATATTGTCAAGATGATGAATATACGCTCATACCGATGCATCCACTTCAAGCACGCTTTTTACTAGGGAAAAAAGAAGTGACTAATTGGATACATAAAGAGCAGCTTACTTATTTAGGTCCGCAGGGTGGGCTCTTTTATCCAACATCGTCTGTGCGTACAGTATATAGTCCTGATGCTGATGTTATGTATAAATTCTCGATTCCTGTAAAAATCACAAATTCTTTACGTGTAAATAAAGTGAAGGAACTGAATCGTGGTGTGGAGGTAGCAAGATTACTACAAGCAAGTTTGGAAAGTGAATTACACGCTCAATATCCTGCTTTTCAATTTATTAAAGACCCAGCTTTTGTCATGTTAGGCGATGAGGAACTTGGATTTGAAGTGATGATTCGTGACAATCCGTTTAAAGAAGAAGGATACAATACGACTCTTCTAGCCAGCTTATGTCAAGACCATGTATTTAATGAAGTATCACAACTCACGAACATTATTCGGAACATTTGTAATAATAACAATCTTACTACTGAACAAGCGAGTGAGATTTGGTTTAAACGTTACATCGATATCACGTTAAAACCAATGCTGTGGTTATATACACAGAAAGGAATTGCTTTAGAAGCACATCAACAAAACTCGATTATTCACTTAGATCAAGATGGCTATCCGTCAATATTTTATTATCGGGATAATCAAGGCTACTATTTTATGAAATCAAAAGAAGCAGCGTTGCGTGAGTTGCTGCCAACATTGAATCGAGAAAGTGATACCGTATGTGAAGATGGGGTTGCTGAGGAGCGTTTCCGTTATTATGTATTTTTTAATCATATATTTGGGCTCATTAATGCATTTGGAGTAAGTAATCTTATCGATGAAAGGAAGCTATTGACCCTTTTACGAGAAGAACTTAAACCATATCTATTACAAGATCATACGCAGCTCGTCACTTCACTGCTTGAACATAAGGAGCTTCCTTGCAAAGCTAATTTCTTAACACGTGTTCATGATATGGATGAATTAGTAGGAGCTCTAGAAACTCAATCCGTTTATGTAAACATAGATAATCCATTATATAAAGCAGTGGGTGTGAACCAATGA
- a CDS encoding pyridoxal phosphate-dependent decarboxylase family protein → MTSFDQWFLSSSVNSINNYYQYMSEVVKLVGTHYQSLEKPYEYIEMEDIQKKTAEFVKLENEGKLPNAIFESIQHLVMKYSLHISHSGAMAHLHCPPMIPALAAEVIITALNQSMDSWDQSPVATYIEDGVIQEMIKKINYPKTASGVFTSGGTQSNYMALLLARNEYCAKHFSINVSKQGLPAEAQKFRIFCSEKAHFTVQQSAAQLGLGMQSVVTIKTNERFEMCPEHLYEEIERVKKQGDIPFAVVATIGTTDFGSIDPLHELSKLTERENIWLHADAAYGGALLFSHEYSHLVSYLHKADSITLDFHKWFYQPVSCGAFFVKNASMFEHIQLHADYLNPEEDSQLHLVDRSIQTTKRFDALKIWLTFQAVGKQEFGDMIDYTIRTARQTADYLQERKDIELLNTPEMNAIVFRYQPNIRYKDKQKQRLFENTINQSIQQLFYDQGRLIMAKTKNHGQVYLKLTMLNPLITFDETVKRLDEVISLGKDLEKKEERLREHATIS, encoded by the coding sequence GTGACATCATTCGATCAGTGGTTTTTATCATCGTCTGTAAATAGTATTAATAACTATTATCAATATATGTCAGAAGTAGTAAAACTAGTGGGTACCCACTATCAAAGCCTTGAAAAACCATATGAATATATTGAGATGGAGGATATCCAAAAGAAAACTGCAGAATTTGTAAAGCTTGAAAATGAAGGGAAGCTACCAAATGCTATTTTCGAGTCTATACAGCATCTGGTCATGAAGTATTCGTTACATATTTCTCATTCTGGTGCGATGGCTCATTTGCACTGTCCACCTATGATTCCAGCTCTTGCTGCCGAAGTAATTATTACGGCTCTCAATCAATCGATGGACTCATGGGATCAAAGTCCGGTAGCTACTTATATAGAAGACGGTGTTATTCAGGAAATGATTAAAAAGATTAATTATCCTAAAACTGCTTCTGGAGTGTTCACGAGCGGCGGTACGCAATCCAACTATATGGCCTTGCTGTTAGCTCGTAATGAATATTGCGCTAAGCATTTTTCCATCAATGTGAGTAAGCAGGGATTACCAGCGGAGGCGCAGAAATTTCGAATTTTTTGTTCGGAAAAAGCCCACTTTACCGTACAGCAATCAGCTGCTCAATTAGGTCTTGGTATGCAATCTGTCGTAACAATAAAAACGAATGAACGCTTTGAAATGTGTCCTGAGCATTTATATGAAGAAATCGAAAGAGTAAAAAAGCAAGGGGATATCCCATTCGCAGTTGTGGCGACGATAGGAACAACTGATTTTGGAAGTATTGATCCACTTCATGAACTAAGTAAATTAACCGAAAGAGAAAATATATGGCTGCATGCAGATGCGGCGTACGGAGGCGCTTTACTATTCTCGCACGAATATAGTCATCTAGTTTCTTATTTACATAAAGCAGATTCTATTACGTTAGACTTTCATAAATGGTTTTATCAGCCAGTTAGCTGTGGCGCATTTTTTGTGAAAAATGCCTCTATGTTTGAGCACATCCAACTGCATGCCGATTATTTAAATCCAGAAGAAGATTCACAGCTTCATTTAGTTGACCGTAGTATTCAGACGACGAAACGGTTTGATGCTCTTAAAATATGGTTGACATTTCAAGCAGTCGGTAAACAAGAGTTTGGTGACATGATTGATTACACAATTAGAACGGCGAGACAGACAGCTGATTATTTACAAGAGAGAAAAGATATCGAATTGTTGAATACCCCTGAAATGAATGCGATAGTATTTCGTTATCAACCAAACATTCGTTACAAAGATAAGCAAAAACAGCGATTATTTGAAAATACTATCAATCAGTCCATTCAACAGCTTTTCTATGACCAGGGCCGATTGATTATGGCGAAAACAAAGAATCACGGGCAAGTCTACTTGAAACTGACCATGTTAAATCCGTTAATTACATTTGATGAAACGGTTAAACGATTAGATGAAGTGATTAGTCTAGGAAAAGACCTTGAAAAAAAGGAGGAACGATTACGTGAACACGCAACTATCAGCTAG
- a CDS encoding aspartate aminotransferase family protein translates to MSTLIKPLVSNETLLSTQEIRESNARSYPRRLPLAIQKAKGVMITDMDGKEYFDCLAGAGTLALGHNHDVVHEAIQEVLNNLIPLHTLDLTTPVKEAFVDEVFASLPESFARKAKIQFCGPTGGDAIEAALKLVKTATGNRSILSFQGGYHGSTHGTLSISGTTSPKKHIHALLPDTHFLPYPYEYRCPFGIGKNGHEFISTYIENTLDDPESGIVTPAGIIVEVVQGEGGSVPAPIEWLKQLRRITRERNIPLIIDEVQTGIGRTGKMFAFEHADIEPDVLVLSKAIGGSLPLSVVIYDKKLDKWESGAHIGTFRGNQLAMATGRATLQYIKEHHLPEHAHQLGQYMQTQLKKLQQQVKSIGDVRGRGLMIGVEIVDKTQAPNSIGSYPGDGELAKAIQKECFDRGVILEVGGRHGAVIRLLPPLIMTKEQIDEVLVRFEDAIKAAERKWVK, encoded by the coding sequence ATGTCTACTCTAATTAAACCTTTAGTGTCCAACGAAACTTTGCTTTCTACGCAAGAGATTCGAGAGTCCAATGCTAGGTCTTATCCACGACGACTGCCATTAGCAATCCAAAAAGCAAAAGGTGTCATGATTACGGATATGGATGGCAAAGAATATTTTGATTGTTTAGCCGGAGCAGGTACATTAGCTCTTGGTCATAACCATGATGTTGTTCATGAGGCGATTCAAGAGGTACTTAATAACTTAATACCATTACATACTCTAGATTTAACAACACCTGTTAAAGAAGCATTTGTTGATGAAGTATTTGCTAGTCTACCAGAGTCATTTGCTCGTAAAGCGAAAATTCAATTTTGTGGACCTACTGGTGGAGATGCAATCGAAGCAGCTCTTAAGCTTGTCAAAACAGCAACAGGGAATCGTTCCATTCTATCTTTTCAAGGCGGATATCATGGATCAACTCACGGAACGTTAAGTATTAGTGGAACTACGAGTCCCAAAAAGCATATTCATGCCCTATTGCCTGATACACATTTCTTACCATATCCATATGAATATCGCTGCCCATTTGGAATTGGGAAGAATGGACATGAATTTATTAGTACATATATTGAAAACACATTAGATGATCCTGAAAGTGGAATTGTCACACCAGCGGGAATTATCGTAGAAGTCGTTCAAGGAGAAGGTGGCTCCGTACCAGCACCTATTGAATGGTTAAAACAATTGAGACGTATTACAAGAGAAAGAAACATCCCGCTTATTATTGATGAAGTACAAACAGGCATTGGCCGTACAGGAAAGATGTTTGCATTTGAACATGCTGATATTGAACCTGATGTGCTCGTTTTATCAAAAGCAATTGGAGGAAGCTTACCTTTATCCGTTGTTATTTACGATAAAAAATTAGATAAATGGGAATCTGGTGCACATATTGGAACGTTTCGAGGCAATCAATTAGCAATGGCAACCGGTCGAGCCACTTTACAATATATTAAGGAGCATCATTTACCTGAACATGCTCATCAACTAGGGCAGTATATGCAAACACAGCTAAAAAAACTTCAGCAACAAGTAAAATCGATTGGTGATGTACGTGGTCGAGGTTTAATGATTGGTGTGGAAATAGTGGATAAGACCCAAGCACCTAATTCAATCGGAAGTTATCCAGGAGATGGAGAACTTGCAAAAGCTATTCAAAAAGAATGTTTTGATCGCGGTGTCATTTTAGAAGTAGGTGGAAGACACGGGGCCGTTATTCGATTACTACCGCCGTTAATTATGACAAAAGAACAAATAGATGAAGTGCTTGTTCGTTTTGAAGATGCGATAAAAGCAGCTGAAAGGAAATGGGTGAAATAA